The region CATCAACCGTTCCAGTCACTTCGAGAACATCTTCTTTCCAAACAAAATTGACTGGCGCCGTTGTTTTAGCATTTCCGAATCTTAAATTCAGTTTTGCAGTTCCAGTTTCTCCTGTGCTAATGTCAGAAAAGGATCCAGAAATTTTTCCATTCCCTTTTACAGAGCCAAAAAAGAATTTTTTAATTTTTCCATCGCGATCAGGAACACCCGAATTAGCAGTAGAAGAATCAATTTGAAATTGAATTGATTTTACTGCACCAAACTTTGATTTGTCTTTTTGTTTGCCAGTTACCTTGATGGAATCAAACTTGCCTTTAACACCTGTTTTCTCTGTAAATTTGAACGCTGTCCACTCTAATGAGGTTTGGGATGGATCATATTCGTATGTGCAGTTTTCTTGTGCAATCAGTCCGGTGGAAAAATTGAGTGCGATTAGTA is a window of Leptospira kanakyensis DNA encoding:
- a CDS encoding YceI family protein; the protein is MKIFYSILVLIALNFSTGLIAQENCTYEYDPSQTSLEWTAFKFTEKTGVKGKFDSIKVTGKQKDKSKFGAVKSIQFQIDSSTANSGVPDRDGKIKKFFFGSVKGNGKISGSFSDISTGETGTAKLNLRFGNAKTTAPVNFVWKEDVLEVTGTVDVVALGLQSGLSKLNAECNDLHKGSDGVSKLWPNVDVKVVSTLKKVCK